From one Diachasmimorpha longicaudata isolate KC_UGA_2023 chromosome 8, iyDiaLong2, whole genome shotgun sequence genomic stretch:
- the LOC135165148 gene encoding ubiquitin carboxyl-terminal hydrolase 3-like has protein sequence MECPHLAQSVRLCGDDVEPNYGGKELPFVCAVCGTEKSTWLCLHCGAVHCGRYVAGHALQHHEKNNHHCVCIDCENLAVFCYSCDEYVVNDTTTGQIEKIRQSTFRKSEQKENDESWSSSASPDLDSGNGDNDDSDAIWKTEVVVRNLRPRTRKRLHSLDGTSGDNRPVTKRRTSKITKEKKVVGLRNLGNTCFMNVVLQSFNNISHFCEYLTQMPSLEGIAFDEPPTHRGRIVAPGRAKELSDALLAEELRKVLLSLSLGGSNGQAISPECLFLVIWKVVPRFRGYQQQDAHEFLTYMLDRLHTELLQLLPRLGHEPLGLRGKQSIVTAVFGGTLLSVVHCMNCRTDSKTHEPFQDLSLDIPDKLQRRNATKEQEEVCSLTFSLSRFFKVEELADSELYFCDNCMGKQRSTKRFWIHRLPNVLCLHIKRFRWCNSYRSKVDTQVDFPMESLDMSMYTVRGSTGGKMGPQNGHLYDLAAVIVHHGSGAGTGHYTAFAVHDGQWFHFNDSSVRPASTESVAKCKPYILFYVRREFSIPPPL, from the exons ATGGAGTGCCCACATCTAGCACAGAGCGTTCGTCTTTGTGGCGATGATGTTGAGCCGAATTACGGAGGCAAGGAACTTCCGTTCGTCTGCGCAG TATGCGGCACGGAGAAGAGTACATGGCTGTGTCTGCACTGTGGTGCAGTACACTGTGGACGTTACGTTGCTGGCCATGCCCTCCAGCatcacgaaaaaaataatcatcactGTGTGTGCATTGACTGCGAGAATCTGGCGGTGTTCTG CTATTCATGTGACGAATACGTAGTTAACGACACAACAACAGgccaaatagaaaaaatacgcCAGAGTACATTCCGTAAAAGTGAGCAGAAAGAGAACGACGAGAGTTGGAGTTCATCAGCATCACCAGACCTGGACAGCGGTAACGGTGATAATGATGATTCCGATGCAATTTGGAAGACTGAAGTTGTAGTAAGAAATTTAAGACCACGAACTAGAAAAAGATTGCACTCACTCGATGGTACGAGTGGTGATAATAGACCAGTTACAAAACGACGTACATCCAAAATAACCAAAGAGAAGAAAGTCGTTGGTCTGAGAAATCTTGGAAATACGTGTTTCATGAATGTTGTACTTCAGTCGTTCAATAATATCAGCCATTTCTGTGAATATTTAACGCAAATGCCGAGCTTGGAAGGAATTGCATTTGACGAGCCACCGACACACAGAGGGAGAATTGTGGCGCCTGGGAGGGCTAAGGAATTAAGTGATGCGTTACTTGCTGAAGAACTGAGAAAA GTACTCCTTAGTTTGAGTCTAGGTGGTTCAAATGGCCAAGCCATATCCCCCGAGTGTCTTTTCCTCGTAATATGGAAAGTGGTGCCACGTTTTAGGGGCTACCAACAACAGGACGCTCACGAATTTTTGACTTACATGCTTGATAGACTGCACACTGAGCTTCTTCAGCTACTGCCAAGACTGGGTCATGAACCACTTGGGCTTAGGGGTAAACAGAGCATTGTCACTGCTGTTTTTGGGGGCACGCTGCTGAGCGTG GTTCACTGTATGAACTGCCGAACAGATTCTAAGACTCACGAGCCATTTCAAGATCTCTCACTAGACATTCCGGATAAACTACAACGGAGAAACGCCACCAAGGAGCAGGAGGAAGTATGCAGTCTCACCTTCAGTTTGTCACGCTTCTTCAAGGTGGAGGAACTAGCGGACAGTGAGCTGTATTTCTGCGACAACTGCATGGGAAAGCAACGCTCCACCAAGAGATTCTGGATACACAGGCTGCCTAAT GTGTTGTGCCTTCACATAAAAAGATTTAGGTGGTGCAATTCCTATCGCTCCAAGGTGGACACTCAGGTGGATTTTCCCATGGAGTCACTCGATATGTCCATGTACACTGTTCGAGGCTCAACTGGGGGCAAAATGGGGCCACAAAACGGCCATCTCTATGATCTTGCTGCTGTTATTGTTCATCATGGATCAGG AGCTGGCACTGGACATTACACTGCCTTTGCTGTCCACGACGGCCAGTGGTTTCACTTCAACGACAGTAGTGTACGTCCAGCAAGCACCGAATCTGTTGCCAAGTGTAAACCCTATATTCTCTTCTACGTGCgacgtgaattttcaattccacCGCCATTGTGA
- the LOC135165165 gene encoding small ribosomal subunit protein eS17 yields the protein MGRVRTKTIKKAARVIIEKYYTRLTLDFDTNKRICEEIAIIPSKPLKNKIAGFVTHLMKRLRHSQVRGISIKLQEEERERRDNYVPEVSALEHDVIEVDPETKDMLKMLEFSNISVLQLVQPATHQFNRRN from the exons ATG GGTCGTGTCAGGACTAAGACTATCAAGAAGGCCGCCAGGGTTATCATCGAGAAGTACTACACTCGATTGACCCTTGATTTTGATACTAACAAGAGGATATGCGAGGAAATCGCTATCATCCCTAGCAAACCCCTCAAGAACAAAATTGCCGG GTTTGTCACGCACTTGATGAAGCGCCTCCGTCACAGCCAAGTACGTGGTATCTCAATCAAGCTGCAAGAAGAGGAGAGAGAGCGTAGGGACAACTACGTACCCGAAGTATCTGCCCTTGAGCACGACGTCATCGAGGTTGATCCTGAGACCAAGGATATGCTCAAGATGTTGGAGTTCAGCAACATCTCTGTCCTCCAACTTGTTCAACCAGCTACCCACCAGTTCAACAGGCGAAActga